Proteins encoded by one window of Streptomyces sp. NBC_01571:
- the hisS gene encoding histidine--tRNA ligase: MSTFKAPKGTYDLIPPDSAKYLAVREAIAAPLRNSGYGYIETPGFESVELFARGVGESTDIVTKEMYAFETKGGDRLALRPEGTASVLRAALEANLHKLGNLPVKLWYSGSYYRYERPQKGRYRHFSQVGAEAIGAEDPALDAELIILADQAYRSLGLRNFRILLNSLGDKECRPVYRAALQDFLRGLELDEDTLRRAEINPLRVLDDKRDDVQKQLVGAPLLRDFLCDACKAYHEEVRELLTAAGVVFEDDAKLVRGLDYYTRTTFEFVHDGLGSQSAVGGGGRYDGLSEMIGGPELPSVGWALGVDRTVLALEAEGVELELPASTSVFAVPLGEEARRVLFAKVTELRKLGIAADFSYGGKGLKGAMKNANRSGARYTIVAGERDLSEGVVQLKDMESGEQTPVGVNEIVAELEVRLG; encoded by the coding sequence GTGAGCACCTTCAAGGCCCCCAAGGGCACGTACGACCTGATCCCGCCGGACAGCGCGAAGTACCTCGCGGTCCGCGAGGCCATCGCGGCGCCGCTGCGCAACTCCGGCTACGGCTACATCGAGACGCCCGGCTTCGAGAGCGTCGAACTGTTCGCGCGTGGGGTCGGTGAGTCCACCGACATCGTGACCAAGGAGATGTACGCCTTCGAGACCAAGGGCGGCGACCGGCTGGCGCTGCGCCCCGAGGGCACCGCGTCCGTGCTGCGCGCCGCGCTCGAGGCGAACCTGCACAAGCTCGGCAACCTCCCCGTGAAGCTCTGGTACTCCGGCTCGTACTACCGCTACGAGCGCCCCCAGAAGGGCCGTTACCGCCACTTCTCGCAGGTCGGCGCGGAGGCCATCGGCGCGGAGGACCCGGCGCTCGACGCCGAGCTGATCATCCTGGCGGACCAGGCGTACCGGTCGCTGGGGCTGAGGAACTTCCGGATCCTTCTCAACTCGCTCGGCGACAAGGAGTGCCGTCCCGTGTACCGGGCCGCGCTCCAGGACTTCCTGCGCGGTCTCGAACTCGACGAGGACACCCTCCGCAGGGCCGAGATCAACCCCCTGCGGGTCCTCGACGACAAGCGCGACGACGTACAGAAGCAGCTGGTCGGCGCGCCGCTCCTGCGCGACTTCCTGTGCGACGCGTGCAAGGCGTACCACGAGGAGGTCCGCGAGCTGCTCACGGCCGCGGGGGTCGTCTTCGAGGACGACGCCAAGCTGGTGCGCGGTCTGGACTACTACACCCGCACCACCTTCGAGTTCGTCCACGACGGTCTCGGCTCGCAGTCCGCGGTGGGCGGCGGCGGCCGCTACGACGGGCTCTCCGAGATGATCGGCGGCCCCGAACTGCCGTCGGTCGGCTGGGCCCTGGGCGTCGACCGCACGGTGCTGGCGCTGGAGGCGGAGGGAGTGGAGCTCGAACTCCCCGCGTCCACCAGTGTGTTCGCGGTGCCGCTGGGCGAGGAGGCCCGCCGGGTGCTCTTCGCCAAGGTCACGGAGTTGCGCAAGCTGGGGATCGCCGCCGACTTCTCGTACGGCGGCAAGGGGCTCAAGGGCGCGATGAAGAACGCGAACCGGTCCGGGGCGCGCTACACGATCGTCGCCGGCGAGCGGGACCTCTCCGAGGGCGTGGTGCAGCTCAAGGACATGGAGTCCGGCGAGCAGACCCCCGTCGGCGTCAACGAGATCGTGGCGGAACTCGAGGTCCGGCTCGGCTGA
- a CDS encoding MBL fold metallo-hydrolase: protein MLIAGFPAGAWGTNCYLVAPAAGEECVIIDPGHQATQGVEDALEKHRLKPVAVILTHGHIDHVASVVPVCGAHGVPAWIHPEDRYMMSDPEKALGRSIGMPLMGELTVGEPDDVKELADGVGLELAGLELSVAHAPGHTKGSVTFRMPESADVPSVFFSGDLLFAGSIGRTDLPGGDMDEMLGSLARVCLPLDDSTVVLSGHGPQTTIGQERATNPYLRQVAADRQEPGARPAPRRGM, encoded by the coding sequence GTGCTCATTGCCGGGTTCCCCGCCGGGGCCTGGGGGACCAACTGTTACCTGGTCGCCCCCGCCGCGGGTGAGGAGTGCGTGATCATCGACCCGGGCCATCAGGCCACCCAGGGAGTCGAGGACGCGCTCGAGAAGCATCGGCTCAAGCCCGTCGCGGTCATCCTCACCCACGGCCACATCGACCATGTCGCCTCGGTCGTCCCGGTGTGCGGAGCGCACGGGGTACCGGCGTGGATCCACCCCGAGGACCGGTACATGATGAGCGACCCCGAGAAGGCCCTCGGCCGGTCCATCGGCATGCCGCTGATGGGGGAGCTGACGGTGGGTGAGCCGGACGACGTCAAGGAACTGGCCGACGGTGTCGGGCTCGAGCTGGCCGGTCTGGAGCTGTCCGTCGCGCACGCGCCCGGTCATACCAAGGGGTCGGTGACCTTCCGGATGCCCGAGAGCGCGGACGTTCCGTCCGTGTTCTTCTCCGGGGATCTGCTGTTCGCCGGCTCCATCGGACGCACCGACCTGCCCGGCGGTGACATGGACGAGATGCTCGGTTCGCTGGCCCGCGTGTGCCTGCCGCTCGACGACTCGACCGTGGTGCTGTCGGGGCACGGTCCCCAGACCACCATCGGCCAGGAGCGCGCCACCAACCCGTACCTGCGGCAGGTGGCGGCAGACCGTCAAGAGCCCGGCGCGCGGCCGGCTCCCCGACGAGGAATGTGA
- a CDS encoding peptidylprolyl isomerase, with protein sequence MVTQEQRRRQLAREKFLRQQQRRTAARRKSHMRNTVVASVLGVVVVGSVVSYATGVFKNDDKKANAGAEVTPSASPTSKAPDPCNKPAAGAVKSLSWKKEPAMTIDKSADYTMKMATTCGDVDIALNAAAAPHTVNSFDFLAGKGYFDHTKCHRLTTDGIYVLQCGDPQGTGAGGPGYTIPDENLKDKSLKGNVYPAGTVAMANQYNAQTKQGRHTGGSQFFLVYQDSQLSPDYTPFGTVSGAGMKVLKKIAAAGAQPADPQSGNTAPNATVVINKATVSKS encoded by the coding sequence GTGGTCACCCAGGAACAGCGGCGGCGTCAGCTCGCCCGGGAGAAGTTCTTGCGGCAGCAGCAGCGGCGCACGGCCGCGCGGCGCAAGTCACACATGCGCAACACGGTGGTCGCGTCGGTCCTCGGCGTGGTCGTCGTCGGCAGTGTGGTGTCGTACGCGACCGGGGTCTTCAAGAACGACGACAAGAAGGCCAACGCCGGCGCGGAGGTCACGCCGAGCGCCTCCCCGACCAGCAAGGCGCCGGATCCGTGCAACAAGCCGGCCGCGGGCGCGGTGAAGTCGCTGAGCTGGAAGAAGGAGCCGGCGATGACCATCGACAAGTCCGCGGACTACACCATGAAGATGGCCACGACCTGCGGAGACGTGGACATCGCGCTCAACGCGGCGGCGGCTCCGCACACCGTGAACTCGTTCGACTTCCTCGCGGGCAAGGGCTACTTCGACCACACGAAGTGCCACCGGCTCACCACCGACGGCATCTACGTGCTGCAGTGCGGCGACCCGCAGGGCACCGGCGCCGGGGGCCCCGGCTACACGATCCCGGACGAGAACCTGAAGGACAAGAGCCTCAAGGGCAACGTGTATCCGGCGGGCACCGTCGCGATGGCGAACCAGTACAACGCCCAGACGAAGCAGGGACGCCACACAGGTGGCAGCCAGTTCTTCCTCGTCTACCAGGACAGTCAGCTGTCGCCCGACTACACACCGTTCGGGACGGTGTCCGGCGCCGGGATGAAGGTCCTCAAGAAGATCGCCGCCGCCGGCGCGCAGCCCGCCGACCCTCAGTCGGGCAACACCGCACCGAACGCGACCGTGGTGATCAACAAGGCTACGGTCTCGAAGTCCTGA
- a CDS encoding DUF349 domain-containing protein, producing MSSDPWGRVDETGTVYVRTADGEQVVGSWQAGSPDEALAYFERKYEGLVVEIGLLEKRVKTTDLSAKDAQTAIDHIRAQVDAHHAVGDLAALKVRLDKLVETVDARREERKVQRAKQSDEARHSKEALVTEAEELAQSDQWRAAGERLRSLVDTWKGLPRLDRKSDDELWHRFSHARSAFSKRRKAHFASLDAQREDARKTKEKLVAEAESLSASSDWGPTAARYRELMADWKAAGRAQREHEDDLWNRFRGAQDVFFAARGSVFAERDAEQSENLKLKEELAEEAEKLVPVQDLKAARATFRSINERWEAIGHVPRDARPKVEGRMHAVERALQESEEAEWRRTNPEARARAEGLTGQLQAAVDKLQGQIEAARSAGNSSKADKLQRELDGRQALLDQALKGLQEFGG from the coding sequence GTGAGCAGCGACCCGTGGGGCCGCGTCGACGAGACGGGGACCGTGTACGTGCGTACGGCCGACGGCGAGCAGGTCGTCGGTTCCTGGCAGGCCGGCTCCCCCGATGAGGCGCTGGCCTACTTCGAGCGCAAGTACGAAGGCCTGGTTGTGGAGATCGGCCTCCTCGAGAAGCGAGTGAAGACCACCGACCTGTCGGCGAAGGACGCCCAGACCGCCATCGACCACATCCGCGCGCAGGTGGACGCCCACCACGCGGTCGGTGATCTGGCGGCACTGAAGGTACGGCTGGACAAGCTCGTCGAGACGGTGGACGCGCGCCGTGAGGAGCGCAAGGTTCAGCGGGCGAAGCAGTCCGACGAGGCCCGGCACTCCAAGGAGGCGCTGGTCACCGAGGCGGAGGAGCTGGCGCAGAGCGACCAGTGGCGGGCGGCCGGTGAGCGGCTGCGCTCCCTGGTGGACACGTGGAAGGGGCTGCCGCGACTCGACCGCAAGTCGGACGACGAGCTGTGGCACCGCTTCTCGCACGCGCGCTCGGCGTTCTCCAAGCGCCGCAAGGCGCACTTCGCCTCGCTGGACGCGCAGCGCGAGGACGCCCGCAAGACCAAGGAGAAGCTGGTCGCGGAGGCCGAGTCGCTGTCCGCCTCGTCGGACTGGGGTCCGACGGCGGCGCGCTACCGCGAGCTGATGGCGGACTGGAAGGCCGCGGGCCGCGCCCAGCGCGAGCACGAGGACGACCTGTGGAACCGCTTCCGCGGCGCCCAGGACGTGTTCTTCGCGGCACGCGGTTCGGTCTTCGCCGAGCGGGACGCGGAGCAGTCGGAGAACCTGAAGCTCAAGGAGGAGCTGGCCGAGGAGGCCGAGAAGCTCGTCCCGGTGCAGGATCTGAAGGCGGCCCGGGCCACCTTCCGCTCGATCAACGAGCGCTGGGAGGCCATCGGCCATGTGCCGCGTGACGCCCGCCCGAAGGTCGAGGGCCGGATGCACGCGGTGGAGCGGGCTCTGCAGGAGTCCGAGGAGGCCGAGTGGCGCCGGACCAACCCGGAGGCACGCGCGCGTGCCGAGGGGCTGACCGGTCAGCTGCAGGCCGCCGTGGACAAGCTCCAGGGCCAGATCGAGGCGGCGCGCTCCGCGGGCAACAGCTCGAAGGCCGACAAGCTCCAGCGGGAGCTCGACGGCCGCCAGGCGCTGCTCGACCAGGCGCTGAAGGGCCTGCAGGAGTTCGGCGGCTGA
- a CDS encoding bifunctional (p)ppGpp synthetase/guanosine-3',5'-bis(diphosphate) 3'-pyrophosphohydrolase, with product MPDEAQPLTAAKPEPASGGADTPAKSAAPGPVEHAQSARDDKAAGQSRPKPAAPERAASTPAVRSAPSQPARTGGSSNRVRARLARLGVQRSNPYNPVLEPLLRIVRSNDPKIETATLRQVEKAYQVAERWHRGQKRKSGDPYITHPLAVTTILAELGMDPATLMAGLLHDTVEDTEYGLDTLKRDFGDQVALLVDGVTKLDKVKFGEAAQAETVRKMVVAMAKDPRVLVIKLADRLHNMRTMRYLKREKQEKKARETLEIYAPLAHRLGMNTIKWELEDLAFAILYPKMYDEIVRLVAERAPKRDEYLAIVTDEVQSDLRAARIKATVTGRPKHYYSVYQKMIVRGRDFAEIYDLVGIRVLVDTVRDCYAALGTVHARWNPVPGRFKDYIAMPKFNMYQSLHTTVIGPNGKPVELQIRTFDMHRRAEYGIAAHWKYKQEPSAGASKVRTDAPKSVSKDKDAVNDMAWLRQLLDWQKETEDPSEFLESLRFDLSRNEVFVFTPKGDVIALPAGATPVDFAYAVHTEVGHRTIGARVNGRLVPLESTLDNGDLVEVFTSKAAGAGPSRDWLGFVKSPRARNKIRAWFSKERRDEAIEQGKDAIARAMRKQNLPIQRILTGDSLVTLAHEMRYPDISSLYAAIGEGHVAAQSVVQKLVQALGGEEAATEEIDESVPPARGRGRKRRSNADPGVVVKGVDDVWVKLARCCTPVPGDPIIGFVTRGSGVSVHRSDCVNVESLSREPERILDVEWAPTQSSVFLVAIQVEALDRSRLLSDVTRVLSDQHVNILSAAVQTSRDRVATSRFTFEMGDPKHLGHVLKAVRGVEGVYDVYRVTSARRP from the coding sequence TTGCCAGACGAGGCCCAGCCACTCACCGCCGCCAAGCCCGAGCCCGCCTCGGGTGGCGCGGACACGCCCGCGAAGAGCGCCGCTCCCGGGCCGGTCGAGCACGCCCAGTCCGCGCGCGACGACAAGGCGGCCGGGCAGTCCCGCCCCAAGCCGGCCGCTCCCGAGCGCGCCGCGAGCACCCCGGCGGTCCGTTCGGCCCCGAGCCAGCCCGCGCGCACCGGTGGCTCCTCCAACCGCGTCCGCGCCCGCCTGGCGCGGCTCGGTGTGCAGCGCTCGAACCCGTACAACCCGGTCCTGGAGCCCCTGCTGCGGATAGTGCGCAGCAACGACCCCAAGATCGAGACGGCCACGCTCCGGCAGGTCGAGAAGGCCTATCAGGTCGCCGAGCGCTGGCACCGCGGCCAGAAGCGCAAGAGCGGCGACCCGTACATCACGCACCCGCTCGCCGTCACCACCATCCTGGCCGAGCTGGGCATGGACCCGGCGACACTGATGGCCGGCCTGCTGCACGACACCGTCGAGGACACCGAGTACGGCCTGGACACCCTCAAGCGCGACTTCGGCGACCAGGTCGCCCTGCTCGTCGACGGCGTGACCAAGCTGGACAAGGTCAAGTTCGGCGAGGCCGCGCAGGCCGAGACCGTGCGCAAGATGGTCGTCGCCATGGCCAAGGACCCCCGTGTCCTGGTCATCAAGCTCGCCGACCGCCTGCACAACATGCGCACCATGCGTTACCTCAAGCGCGAGAAGCAGGAGAAGAAGGCGCGCGAGACCCTGGAGATCTACGCGCCGCTCGCCCACCGCCTGGGCATGAACACCATCAAGTGGGAGCTGGAGGACCTCGCCTTCGCGATCCTCTACCCCAAGATGTACGACGAGATCGTGCGCCTGGTCGCCGAGCGCGCCCCCAAGCGCGACGAATACCTCGCCATAGTGACCGACGAGGTCCAGTCCGACCTGCGCGCGGCCCGTATCAAGGCGACCGTCACCGGCCGCCCGAAGCACTACTACAGCGTCTACCAGAAGATGATCGTCCGAGGCCGTGACTTCGCGGAGATCTACGACCTGGTGGGCATCCGTGTCCTCGTGGACACCGTCAGGGACTGCTACGCGGCCCTCGGCACCGTGCACGCGCGATGGAACCCGGTACCCGGCCGGTTCAAGGACTACATCGCGATGCCCAAGTTCAACATGTACCAGTCGCTGCACACGACGGTCATCGGTCCGAACGGCAAGCCGGTCGAACTCCAGATCAGGACGTTCGACATGCACCGCCGTGCCGAGTACGGCATCGCCGCGCACTGGAAGTACAAGCAGGAGCCCTCCGCCGGCGCCTCCAAGGTGCGCACGGACGCCCCGAAGAGCGTCAGCAAGGACAAGGACGCGGTCAACGACATGGCGTGGCTGCGCCAGTTGCTCGACTGGCAGAAGGAGACCGAGGACCCCAGCGAGTTCCTCGAGTCCCTGCGCTTCGACCTGTCCCGCAACGAGGTCTTCGTCTTCACGCCCAAGGGCGACGTCATAGCGCTCCCGGCGGGCGCGACCCCCGTGGACTTCGCGTACGCGGTCCACACGGAGGTCGGCCACCGCACCATAGGCGCACGGGTCAACGGACGCCTCGTCCCCCTCGAATCCACCCTGGACAACGGCGACTTGGTGGAGGTCTTCACCTCCAAGGCGGCCGGCGCCGGACCCTCCCGGGACTGGCTCGGCTTCGTCAAGTCCCCGCGCGCCCGCAACAAGATCCGCGCCTGGTTCTCCAAGGAACGCCGCGACGAGGCGATCGAGCAGGGCAAGGACGCCATCGCCCGCGCGATGCGCAAGCAGAACCTGCCGATCCAGCGCATCCTGACCGGCGACTCCCTGGTGACGCTCGCGCACGAGATGCGCTACCCCGACATCTCCTCGCTGTACGCGGCGATCGGTGAGGGCCATGTCGCCGCGCAGAGCGTCGTGCAGAAACTGGTGCAGGCCCTCGGCGGCGAGGAGGCGGCCACCGAGGAGATCGACGAGAGCGTCCCGCCCGCCCGCGGACGCGGCCGCAAGCGGCGCTCCAACGCCGACCCGGGTGTGGTCGTCAAGGGCGTCGACGACGTCTGGGTCAAGCTCGCGCGCTGCTGCACCCCGGTCCCCGGCGACCCCATCATCGGCTTCGTCACCCGGGGCAGCGGTGTCTCGGTCCACCGCAGCGACTGCGTCAACGTGGAGTCCCTGTCGCGCGAGCCGGAGCGCATCCTCGACGTGGAGTGGGCGCCCACCCAGTCCTCGGTCTTCCTGGTCGCCATCCAGGTGGAGGCCCTGGACCGCTCCCGGCTGCTCTCCGACGTCACCCGCGTCCTGTCCGACCAGCACGTCAACATCCTGTCCGCGGCCGTCCAGACCTCCCGCGACCGTGTCGCCACCTCACGCTTCACCTTCGAGATGGGCGACCCCAAGCACCTGGGCCACGTCCTGAAGGCGGTACGGGGCGTGGAGGGCGTGTACGACGTGTACCGGGTGACCTCGGCGCGCAGGCCGTAG
- a CDS encoding adenine phosphoribosyltransferase: MTELTDVSTLLLSRIRDVVDYPEPGVTFKDITPLLADPVAFEALTGALAEIAVRTGATKVVGLEARGFILGAPVAVRAGLGFIPVRKAGKLPGATLSQTYDLEYGSAEIEVHAEDLDAGDRILVVDDVLATGGTAEASLQLVRRAGAEVAGVAVLMELGFLGGRGRLEPALAGAPLEALLQI; the protein is encoded by the coding sequence ATGACTGAGCTGACGGACGTCTCCACGCTGCTGCTCAGCCGTATCCGCGACGTGGTCGACTACCCGGAGCCGGGCGTGACGTTCAAGGACATCACGCCGTTGCTGGCCGACCCGGTGGCCTTCGAGGCGCTGACCGGCGCGCTCGCGGAGATCGCCGTCCGCACCGGGGCGACGAAGGTCGTCGGCCTGGAGGCCCGCGGCTTCATCCTCGGTGCCCCGGTCGCCGTCCGCGCCGGGCTCGGCTTCATCCCGGTACGCAAGGCGGGCAAGCTCCCCGGTGCGACCCTGTCGCAGACGTACGACCTGGAGTACGGCTCGGCCGAGATCGAGGTGCACGCCGAGGACCTGGACGCGGGCGACCGCATCCTGGTCGTCGACGACGTCCTCGCCACCGGCGGCACCGCCGAGGCCTCGCTCCAGCTCGTCCGCCGGGCGGGCGCCGAGGTCGCGGGCGTCGCCGTGCTGATGGAGCTCGGCTTCCTCGGCGGCCGAGGCCGTCTGGAGCCCGCTCTCGCGGGCGCTCCGCTGGAGGCACTGCTCCAGATCTGA